The following proteins are co-located in the Apium graveolens cultivar Ventura chromosome 5, ASM990537v1, whole genome shotgun sequence genome:
- the LOC141723677 gene encoding calmodulin-binding protein 60 A-like, which yields MTHPSHVKDELSKILAIRKVEPEIISVFGDLLRGIVPEIVEKTLELSPKCNCCKRLSSIESRRLELKFLDKISTLIFTGQKIKGEGASVRVALYDCLTGAVVKSGREANTEIEVVVLKGESDGDGGDNLTAEDFERKIVKAIKGNGPLLKGKARFKLEEGCCDIGEISFIHNSGWVTICQLSLAARVVGSFPGTAIQPAMTEYFMLKDRRNGLYGKKYPPALSDEVWRLDGIDKKGAFRERLKGGNVESVEDFLKLLVMDPESLKSILCAGPKTWETITKHASTCLIDESVQFCYYSNPEHRYGVIFNVVGKLKGVLRQSQYVPVDVLSAIEKVDAHKLVKCAFQNGKELTPYNVENSFMKTRPPFSGSLGLENPSECTYESLVTPNTSVYARHDTSTHANIPSISCVGESSRPYLGHFHSDASMDFYEELLRDPGLGFDDPIYSPETAHHDAMLLQYPNIISNYQSEIPSMSQGDQSSPAIVLVDTQDVSNIDVLKRWRRLLIVLNAIVTVKSFGATGRFHKKRKISSLVH from the exons ATGACTCATCCCTCACACGTGAAAGATGAGCTTTCCAAGATTCTTGCAATAAGGAA AGTGGAGCCGGAAATTATATCGGTTTTTGGGGATTTGCTTCGTGGGATTGTGCCAGAGATT GTTGAAAAGACATTGGAGCTTTCCCCTAAATG TAACTGTTGCAAGCGATTAAGCAGTATTGAGTCACGAAGATTGGAATTAAAGTTCTTGGACAAAATTTCTACCCTGATTTTCACTGGACAGAAAATCAAAGGGGAAGGAGCCTCAGTTAGAGTAGCATTATATGACTGTTTAACTGGGGCAGTTGTTAAGTCAGGGCGTGAAGCTAACACAGAGATAGAAGTTGTGGTTCTGAAGGGAGAGTCGGATGGGGATGGAGGAGATAATTTGACAGCCGAGGACTTTGAGAGGAAAATTGTCAAAGCAATAAAAGGAAATGGACCTTTACTCAAAGGAAAAGCGAGGTTCAAGCTTGAAGAAGGCTGTTGTGACATAGGTGAGATTTCTTTCATACATAATTCTGGATGGGTGACGATCTGTCAGTTGTCACTTGCAGCAAGGGTTGTGGGTAGTTTTCCTGGAACTGCAATACAGCCAGCAATGACAGAGTATTTCATGCTTAAAGATCGCCGAAACGGAT TGTATGGAAAAAAATATCCACCAGCTTTATCTGATGAGGTATGGCGACTAGACGGAATAGACAAAAAAGGTGCATTCCGTGAGCGTTTGAAGGGAGGAAATGTTGAAAGTGTAGAAGACTTTCTCAAACTTCTTGTTATGGACCCTGAAAGTCTTAAGAGT ATACTTTGCGCTGGTCCTAAAACATGGGAGACGATAACGAAACATGCAAGCACATGTTTAATTGATGAAAGTGTGCAATTTTGTTATTATTCCAATCCTGAACATAGATATGGTGTCATTTTTAATGTTGTGGGGAAGTTGAAGGGAGTACTTAGGCAATCTCAGTATGTTCCTGTTGATGTCCTATCTGCTATAGAAAAG GTGGATGCCCACAAGTTGGTGAAGTGTGCATTCCAGAACGGGAAAGAATTAACCCCTTATAATGTCGAAAATTCTTTCATGAAAACCCGTCCTCCCTTTTCAGGGTCACTCGGGCTGGAGAATCCTAGTGAATGTACCTATGAGTCTCTGGTGACCCCAAACACATCTGTTTATGCAAGACATGATACGTCAACTCATGCTAACATTCCATCCATCAGTTGTGTTGGTGAATCAAGCAGGCCATATCTTGGTCACTTTCACAGTGATGCTAGCATGGATTTTTATGAAGAGCTCCTGAGAGACCCTGGACTAGGCTTCGATGACCCAATCTATAGTCCAGAGACTGCTCATCATGATGCTATGCTGCTGCAGTATCCCAATATTATTAGCAACTATCAATCTGAAATCCCCAGCATGTCGCAGGGTGATCAATCCTCCCCTGCAATAGTCCTTGTTGATACTCAAGATGTTTCCAATATTGATGTCTTAAAAAGATGGAGAAGACTTTTAATTGTTCTGAATGCGATAGTGACAGTGAAGTCATTCGGAGCCACTGGAAGGTTTCATAAAAAACGTAAAATCTCTTCACTGGTACACTAG
- the LOC141723678 gene encoding uncharacterized protein LOC141723678: MVDGRVHPDCRNADNPYHECSEYCFTIIAEAKKRLSKDEPAKSYSDDHSASAAKQNEDLLDGRPTIEEKTDVDDSHDVEDNVDVDFTQFKGTKRKYFELKLKMNQARKANQTDMMAEKKRMEAPQESRGISKQKWNEERKKKIGKLLDANGLDMSKAYMLDTEQMAEMKYKKWEKEHAPSGWDVFNQKTLFNAYKKRTKNIDVDLVEYNKMKEADPEFYRDASSLQYGKAPKISEDKIDKMVKELKDRDEKRNTFSRRRKFHEDKDIDSINDRNEHFNKKIERAFGRYTLEIKNNLERGTALPD; the protein is encoded by the exons ATGGTTGACGGGAGAGTGCACCCAGATTGCAGAAATGCAGACAATCCATATCATGAATGTAGTGAATATTGTTTCACGATTATTGCTGAAGCCAAGAAACGTTTAAGTAAAGATGAGCCTG CAAAAAGTTACAGCGACGATCATTCAGCTTCTGCTGCCAAGCAAAATGAAGATCTGCTAGATGGAAGGCCCACGATTGAAGAGAAGACTGATGTGGATGATAGTCATGATGTTGAAGACAATGTGGATGTAGACTTTACGCAGTTCAAAGGAACAAAAAGAAagtattttgaattaaaactaaaAATG AATCAGGCAAGGAAAGCCAATCAAACTGATATGATGGCTGAGAAGAAAAGAATGGAAGCCCCCCAAGAATCTAGAGGCATTTCAAAACAAAAATGGAATGAAGAGAGGAAGAAAAAAATTGGCAAACTTCTTGATGCAAATGGTTTAGATATGAGTAAGGCATACATGCTGGATACTGAACAGATGGCAGAGATGAAGTATAAGAAATGGGAGAAGGAGCATGCTCCTTCTGGTTGGGATG TTTTTAACCAGAAGACATTGTTTAATGCATACaaaaaaaggacaaagaatatTGATGTTGATCTAGTTGAGTACAATAAAATGAAAGAAGCTGATCCTGAATTTTATCGAGATGCTTCGAGTCTACAATATGGAAAG GCACCGAAGATTTCTGAGGATAAGATCGACAAGATGGTAAAGGAGCTCAAGGACAGGGATGAGAAGCGGAACACATTTAGCAGGAGGAGGAAGTTCCATGAAGACAAGGACATTGACTCTATCAATGACCGGAATGAACACTTCAATAAGAAGATTGAGCGAGCATTTGGCAGATATACGCTTGAGATCAAGAACAACCTTGAGAGAGGAACTGCTTTACCTGACTAA